In Flammeovirgaceae bacterium 311, one DNA window encodes the following:
- a CDS encoding hypothetical protein (COG1305 Transglutaminase-like enzymes, putative cysteine proteases), giving the protein MKIKQLYFTAAFMLLTGITWAQPEPIKWGKVDQQDLEMKIYENDTTAQAVILGDYGEAYFTYNEERGFQLNIKRHVRIKILKTGGLEWANVEHLLYHNSSKVKEEMLAVKGTTFNLVNGKEEKSKLSKSDVFVEAYNERANLHKFTMPNVKVGSVIEYEYHKLSDFIYSFETWVFQSTIPTRWSEFRAKVPEYFSYKNFMSGHYAPHINESETYQDRFTYTVTYNGAGGSGIPKKEQQAVTPNGMKYRWVMKDVPALKEEAYITTLSDYASKLEFELNYTRFPQQPIKQFSSDWDKLSKGFLEANRFGGELKKQKHVSELVASLTAGKQKPEEKMLALYAFIQQNIKYNGQERVYMTKGFKEVVAKKEGNAAEINLLLTAMLREAGLQANPVIMSTRRHGRINPIIPLEKDFNYVICHVNMGENQYLLLDATDPFQPLGTLPYRCMNDRGRLVADDYTSWVTLLNKEKNSSFLKANLKVMPNGTMAGTLTYMLDGYEAVNVRKKMFSDGEAKYLEKFSGNKANWLVKEYKVDNFKNVYEKLEEHFTLEIMNKATPAGNKLYVSLLPEGVDENSPFKMDDRKFPVNFGCPTENMLMYEIELPAGYVVEQLPEPAMMVLPDKSAVFRFNVAQLGNKLSVTSTLQIKKPVYTAEDYGALKQFYQLMLAKQNEQVVLTKQN; this is encoded by the coding sequence ATGAAGATAAAGCAGCTATACTTTACTGCAGCATTTATGCTGTTAACGGGCATAACCTGGGCTCAGCCTGAACCAATCAAATGGGGAAAAGTAGATCAGCAGGATCTGGAAATGAAAATTTACGAAAATGATACTACAGCCCAGGCGGTAATTTTGGGTGATTACGGCGAAGCCTATTTTACCTACAATGAAGAAAGGGGGTTTCAGCTTAATATCAAACGCCACGTTCGTATTAAAATCTTGAAGACCGGAGGCCTGGAATGGGCAAACGTAGAGCACCTGCTGTACCATAACAGCAGTAAGGTTAAAGAAGAAATGCTTGCTGTAAAGGGTACTACCTTTAATCTGGTAAACGGGAAAGAAGAAAAAAGCAAACTTTCTAAAAGTGATGTGTTTGTAGAGGCTTATAATGAGCGAGCCAACCTACACAAGTTTACAATGCCAAACGTAAAGGTTGGGTCGGTAATAGAATATGAGTACCACAAGCTTAGTGACTTTATCTATAGTTTCGAAACCTGGGTTTTTCAAAGTACTATTCCTACACGCTGGAGTGAGTTCAGAGCAAAAGTACCCGAATATTTTAGTTACAAGAATTTTATGAGCGGTCATTATGCACCGCACATTAATGAAAGCGAAACTTACCAGGACAGATTTACCTATACCGTTACTTACAATGGAGCTGGAGGTTCAGGAATACCTAAAAAGGAACAACAGGCGGTTACACCAAATGGAATGAAATATCGCTGGGTCATGAAAGATGTGCCGGCTCTTAAAGAAGAAGCCTATATCACCACGCTCTCCGACTATGCCTCTAAGCTTGAATTTGAACTGAATTACACAAGATTCCCACAGCAGCCGATTAAACAATTCAGCAGCGACTGGGATAAGCTGAGCAAGGGATTTCTGGAGGCGAATCGCTTTGGCGGAGAGCTTAAAAAGCAAAAACATGTAAGTGAGCTGGTGGCATCTTTAACAGCAGGCAAGCAAAAGCCGGAAGAAAAGATGCTGGCTTTATATGCTTTTATACAGCAGAACATTAAGTACAACGGCCAGGAGCGCGTGTATATGACTAAAGGCTTTAAAGAAGTAGTGGCTAAAAAAGAAGGGAATGCTGCAGAAATAAACCTGCTGTTAACAGCCATGCTGCGCGAGGCAGGGCTTCAGGCCAATCCTGTGATCATGAGTACCCGCAGGCATGGCAGAATCAACCCTATAATTCCCCTGGAAAAAGACTTCAACTATGTGATATGCCATGTAAACATGGGCGAAAACCAATACCTGCTGTTGGATGCCACAGATCCTTTCCAGCCCCTGGGTACGTTGCCCTATCGCTGCATGAACGACAGAGGAAGGCTTGTTGCAGATGACTATACAAGTTGGGTTACGCTGCTGAATAAAGAGAAAAATTCATCTTTTTTAAAAGCTAATTTGAAAGTAATGCCTAATGGTACTATGGCTGGTACCCTTACTTATATGCTGGATGGTTATGAGGCAGTAAACGTCCGCAAAAAAATGTTCAGCGATGGGGAAGCCAAGTATCTGGAAAAATTTTCAGGCAATAAAGCTAACTGGCTGGTAAAGGAATATAAGGTTGATAATTTTAAGAATGTGTACGAGAAACTGGAGGAACACTTTACGCTGGAAATTATGAATAAGGCCACTCCTGCAGGAAATAAGCTGTATGTATCGCTGCTGCCGGAAGGGGTAGATGAAAACAGCCCCTTTAAAATGGACGATCGGAAGTTTCCTGTAAACTTTGGCTGCCCTACCGAAAACATGCTCATGTACGAGATAGAACTGCCCGCTGGCTATGTGGTAGAGCAATTGCCGGAGCCTGCCATGATGGTGCTGCCTGATAAATCGGCTGTTTTTCGCTTTAATGTAGCGCAGCTGGGAAATAAGCTGAGTGTAACCAGTACGCTGCAGATCAAAAAGCCGGTTTACACAGCCGAAGATTACGGTGCCTTAAAGCAATTTTACCAGCTCATGCTGGCCAAACAAAATGAACAGGTGGTGTTAACGAAGCAAAATTAG